In Streptomyces sp. NBC_00091, the following proteins share a genomic window:
- the hrpB gene encoding ATP-dependent helicase HrpB has translation MNRQLRQAALDSLPVREAVPALVSALDARGTAVLCAPPGTGKTTLVPLVLAGLVGGGPRRRVVVAEPRRIAARAAARRMAWLLGGAVGGPVGFTVRGERVVGRDTVVEVVTTGVLLQRLQRDQELAGVDVVVLDECHERHLDADTVAAFLLDVRETLRPELRLVAASATTDAAGWARLLGDAPVVEAAGVAHPVETVWAPPARPVRPPHGMRVDPAQLTHVASVVRRALAERSGDVLCFLPGVGEIARVAGQLGGVDAEVLQVHGRAPAAVQDAALTASAHRRVILSTAVAESSLTVPGVRVVVDSGLAREPRVDHARGLGALATVRASRAAGRQRAGRAGREAPGAVYRCWAEAEDARLPAFPAPEIRIADLAQFALQAACWGDPEATGLALLDQPPAGAMAAAREVLAAVGAVDAAGRPTPRGLRTARLGLHPRLARALLDGAGTLGARRAAEVVALLSEEPPREYGDDLAGAWRAARRGGDAYAGRWRAEARRLERATAAEDPAGSAPPGSGPLSDDAAAGLVAALAFPERVAKARGAGAFLMASGTGAELGDGSGLRSAAWLAVAVADRAPHSASARVRLAAVVDEDTARAAAAHLLASGEEVHWEGGDLVARATERLGAIELVARPLRDPAPALVRTALLDGLRAEGLDLLRWSADARALRARLGFLHRTLGGAWPDVADDGALLERADDWLEPELSRARRRADLGRIDAGQALNRLLPWATGEAARLDELAPERIEVPSGSRIRVDYTAEQPVLAVKLQELFGLAETPRVAGVPVLVHLLSPAGRPAAVTADLASFWQGGYRAVRAELRGRYPKHPWPEDPATAEPTRHTNARLRR, from the coding sequence TTGAACCGCCAGCTCCGCCAGGCCGCCCTCGACTCCCTTCCCGTACGGGAGGCCGTGCCCGCGCTCGTGTCGGCGCTGGACGCCCGGGGCACGGCGGTGCTGTGCGCCCCGCCCGGCACCGGCAAGACCACGCTCGTGCCGCTGGTGCTGGCCGGGCTGGTGGGCGGGGGTCCACGGCGCCGGGTGGTCGTCGCCGAGCCCCGGCGGATCGCCGCCCGGGCGGCGGCGCGCCGGATGGCGTGGCTGCTGGGCGGGGCCGTCGGCGGCCCGGTCGGCTTCACCGTGCGCGGGGAGCGGGTCGTGGGCCGGGACACGGTCGTGGAGGTGGTGACCACCGGGGTGCTGCTCCAGCGCCTCCAGCGCGACCAGGAGCTGGCCGGGGTGGACGTGGTGGTCCTGGACGAGTGCCACGAGCGGCACCTGGACGCCGACACCGTCGCCGCCTTCCTGCTGGACGTACGGGAGACCCTGCGCCCGGAGCTCCGCCTGGTGGCGGCTTCGGCGACGACCGACGCGGCGGGCTGGGCCCGGCTGCTGGGGGACGCTCCGGTGGTCGAGGCCGCCGGGGTCGCCCACCCGGTGGAGACCGTGTGGGCGCCGCCGGCCCGGCCGGTGCGGCCGCCGCACGGGATGCGGGTGGATCCGGCGCAGCTCACGCATGTGGCCTCGGTGGTCCGCCGGGCCCTGGCGGAACGTTCCGGCGACGTGCTGTGCTTCCTGCCCGGCGTGGGTGAGATCGCCCGGGTCGCCGGGCAGCTGGGCGGGGTGGACGCGGAGGTGCTCCAGGTGCACGGCCGGGCGCCGGCCGCGGTGCAGGACGCGGCGCTGACCGCCTCGGCGCACCGCCGGGTGATCCTCTCCACCGCCGTCGCGGAATCGAGCCTGACCGTGCCGGGCGTACGGGTGGTCGTGGACTCCGGGCTGGCCCGTGAGCCCCGCGTGGACCACGCCCGGGGGCTGGGCGCGCTGGCGACCGTACGGGCTTCCCGCGCGGCGGGCCGCCAGCGGGCGGGCCGGGCCGGGCGGGAGGCGCCGGGGGCGGTGTACCGGTGCTGGGCCGAGGCGGAGGACGCCCGGCTGCCCGCCTTCCCCGCCCCCGAGATCCGGATCGCGGACCTCGCGCAGTTCGCGTTGCAGGCCGCCTGCTGGGGTGACCCGGAGGCCACCGGGCTGGCCCTGCTGGACCAGCCGCCGGCCGGGGCCATGGCCGCCGCCCGGGAGGTGCTCGCGGCCGTCGGGGCGGTGGACGCCGCCGGGCGGCCGACGCCGCGCGGGCTGCGGACCGCCCGGCTGGGGCTGCACCCGCGGCTGGCGCGGGCGCTGCTGGACGGCGCCGGGACGCTGGGCGCGCGGCGGGCCGCGGAGGTGGTGGCGCTGCTGAGCGAGGAGCCGCCGCGCGAGTACGGGGACGACCTGGCCGGTGCCTGGCGGGCGGCCCGGCGGGGCGGCGACGCGTACGCGGGCCGCTGGCGCGCGGAAGCCCGCCGGCTGGAGCGGGCCACCGCTGCCGAGGACCCCGCGGGGTCCGCGCCCCCGGGCAGCGGCCCGCTCTCCGACGACGCCGCCGCCGGGCTCGTGGCCGCGCTGGCGTTCCCGGAGCGCGTCGCGAAGGCCCGGGGCGCGGGGGCGTTCCTCATGGCCTCCGGGACCGGGGCCGAGCTCGGTGACGGGTCGGGGCTGCGCAGCGCCGCCTGGCTGGCCGTGGCCGTCGCCGACCGGGCCCCGCACTCGGCGTCCGCGCGGGTCCGGCTGGCGGCGGTCGTCGACGAGGACACCGCCCGGGCCGCCGCTGCGCACCTGCTGGCCTCCGGGGAGGAGGTCCACTGGGAGGGCGGGGACCTGGTCGCCCGCGCCACCGAGCGGCTCGGGGCGATCGAGCTGGTCGCGCGCCCGCTGCGAGACCCCGCTCCGGCGCTGGTGCGGACCGCCCTGCTGGACGGGCTGCGCGCCGAGGGGCTGGACCTGCTGCGCTGGTCCGCGGACGCGCGGGCGCTCCGGGCCCGGCTGGGCTTCCTGCACCGCACGCTCGGCGGCGCCTGGCCGGACGTAGCGGACGACGGGGCCCTGCTGGAGCGGGCCGACGACTGGCTGGAGCCCGAGCTGTCGCGCGCCCGCCGCCGCGCCGACCTGGGCCGCATCGACGCCGGGCAGGCCCTGAACCGGCTGCTGCCCTGGGCCACCGGGGAGGCCGCCCGGCTCGACGAACTGGCCCCCGAACGGATCGAGGTCCCCAGTGGTTCCCGGATCCGCGTCGACTACACGGCCGAGCAGCCGGTGCTCGCGGTGAAGCTCCAGGAGCTGTTCGGGCTGGCCGAGACCCCGCGCGTGGCGGGGGTGCCGGTGCTGGTCCACCTCCTGTCGCCGGCGGGCCGGCCGGCCGCCGTCACCGCCGACCTCGCCTCCTTCTGGCAGGGCGGCTACCGCGCCGTCCGCGCCGAGCTGCGCGGCCGCTACCCCAAGCACCCCTGGCCCGAGGATCCGGCGACGGCCGAGCCCACCCGGCACACCAACGCCCGGCTCAGGCGCTGA
- a CDS encoding class I SAM-dependent methyltransferase — protein sequence MNQEDYAPEDAYEADSAAEDDAEATRRDAGEAESSRASRGWWDRNADEYQNDHGAFLGDDRFVWGPEGLDEAEAALLGPAASLKGKDVLEIGAGAAQCSRWLAARGARPVALDLSHRQLQHALRIGGDVPLVEADAGRLPFRDGSFDLACSAYGAVPFVADPVNVMREVRRVLRPGGRWVFSVTHPIRWAFPDEPGPEGLSVSASYFDRTPYVEQDERGQAVYVEHHRTIGDRVRDVVAGGFRLLDLVEPEWPEWNSQEWGGWSPLRGNLIPGTAIFVCERD from the coding sequence ATGAACCAAGAGGACTACGCCCCCGAAGACGCGTACGAGGCCGACAGCGCGGCCGAGGACGACGCCGAGGCCACCCGGCGTGACGCCGGCGAGGCGGAGAGCAGCCGCGCGAGCCGCGGCTGGTGGGACCGCAACGCCGACGAGTACCAGAACGACCACGGCGCGTTCCTGGGCGACGACCGCTTCGTCTGGGGGCCCGAGGGCCTCGACGAGGCGGAGGCCGCACTGCTGGGCCCCGCCGCCTCCCTCAAGGGCAAGGACGTCCTGGAGATCGGCGCCGGCGCCGCCCAGTGCTCGCGCTGGCTCGCCGCCCGGGGCGCCCGCCCGGTGGCGCTCGACCTCTCCCACCGCCAGCTCCAGCACGCCCTGCGCATCGGCGGGGACGTCCCGCTCGTCGAGGCCGACGCCGGGAGGCTGCCCTTCCGCGACGGCTCCTTCGACCTCGCCTGCTCCGCGTACGGGGCCGTCCCCTTCGTCGCCGACCCGGTGAACGTCATGCGGGAGGTGCGCCGCGTCCTGCGTCCCGGCGGCCGCTGGGTCTTCTCGGTCACCCACCCGATCCGCTGGGCCTTCCCCGACGAGCCCGGCCCCGAGGGGCTCTCGGTCTCCGCCTCCTACTTCGACCGGACCCCGTACGTGGAACAGGACGAGCGGGGGCAGGCCGTCTACGTCGAGCACCACCGCACGATCGGCGACCGGGTCCGGGACGTGGTGGCCGGCGGCTTCCGCCTGCTGGACCTGGTGGAGCCGGAGTGGCCGGAGTGGAACAGCCAGGAGTGGGGCGGCTGGTCCCCGCTGCGCGGCAACCTGATCCCGGGCACCGCGATCTTCGTCTGCGAGAGGGACTGA
- the rpsA gene encoding 30S ribosomal protein S1 — MTSSTETTATTPPQVAVNDIGNAEAFLAAIDETIKYFNDGDIVDGVIVKVDRDEVLLDIGYKTEGVIPSRELSIKHDVDPNEVVKVGDEIEALVLQKEDKEGRLILSKKRAQYERAWGTIEKIKEEDGIVTGTVIEVVKGGLILDIGLRGFLPASLVEMRRVRDLQPYVGKELEAKIIELDKNRNNVVLSRRAWLEQTQSEVRQTFLTTLQKGQVRSGVVSSIVNFGAFVDLGGVDGLVHVSELSWKHIDHPSEVVEVGQEVTVEVLDVDMDRERVSLSLKATQEDPWQQFARTHQIGQVVPGKVTKLVPFGAFVRVDEGIEGLVHISELAERHVEIPEQVVQVNDEIFVKVIDIDLERRRISLSLKQANESFGADPASVEFDPTLYGMAASYDDQGNYIYPEGFDPETNDWLEGYETQRETWERQYAEAQVRFEQHQAQVIKSREADEAAAAEGAAAPAAGGNAGAGVSGGSYSSEGADETSGALASDEALAALREKLAGGQS, encoded by the coding sequence ATGACGAGCAGCACCGAGACCACCGCCACCACCCCTCCGCAGGTAGCGGTCAACGACATCGGTAACGCGGAAGCCTTCCTGGCCGCGATCGACGAGACGATCAAGTACTTCAACGACGGCGACATCGTCGACGGCGTCATCGTGAAGGTCGACCGGGACGAGGTCCTGCTCGACATCGGTTACAAGACCGAAGGCGTGATCCCGAGCCGCGAGCTCTCGATCAAGCACGACGTCGACCCGAACGAGGTCGTCAAGGTCGGCGACGAGATCGAGGCCCTGGTTCTCCAGAAGGAGGACAAGGAAGGCCGCCTGATCCTGTCCAAGAAGCGCGCTCAGTACGAGCGTGCCTGGGGCACGATCGAGAAGATCAAGGAAGAAGACGGCATCGTCACCGGTACCGTCATCGAGGTCGTCAAGGGTGGTCTCATCCTCGACATCGGCCTCCGTGGCTTCCTGCCGGCCTCCCTCGTCGAGATGCGCCGCGTCCGCGACCTCCAGCCCTACGTGGGCAAGGAGCTCGAGGCGAAGATCATCGAGCTGGACAAGAACCGCAACAACGTGGTCCTGTCCCGCCGTGCCTGGCTCGAGCAGACCCAGTCCGAGGTTCGCCAGACGTTCCTCACCACCCTGCAGAAGGGTCAGGTCCGCTCCGGCGTCGTCTCCTCGATCGTCAACTTCGGTGCCTTCGTGGACCTGGGCGGCGTCGACGGTCTCGTGCACGTCTCCGAGCTGTCCTGGAAGCACATCGACCACCCGTCCGAGGTTGTCGAGGTCGGCCAGGAGGTCACCGTCGAGGTTCTCGACGTTGACATGGACCGCGAGCGCGTCTCCCTGTCGCTGAAGGCGACGCAGGAGGACCCGTGGCAGCAGTTCGCCCGGACCCACCAGATCGGTCAGGTCGTCCCGGGTAAGGTCACCAAGCTGGTTCCGTTCGGTGCGTTCGTCCGCGTGGACGAGGGCATCGAGGGTCTGGTCCACATCTCCGAGCTGGCCGAGCGCCACGTGGAGATCCCGGAGCAGGTCGTCCAGGTCAACGACGAGATCTTCGTCAAGGTCATCGACATCGACCTCGAGCGTCGCCGGATCTCGCTGTCCCTGAAGCAGGCCAACGAGTCCTTCGGTGCCGACCCGGCGTCGGTCGAGTTCGACCCGACCCTGTACGGCATGGCCGCGTCCTACGACGACCAGGGCAACTACATCTACCCCGAGGGCTTCGACCCCGAGACCAACGACTGGCTCGAGGGCTACGAGACCCAGCGCGAGACGTGGGAGCGCCAGTACGCCGAGGCGCAGGTCCGCTTCGAGCAGCACCAGGCCCAGGTCATCAAGAGCCGCGAGGCCGACGAGGCCGCTGCCGCCGAGGGCGCTGCCGCCCCGGCCGCCGGTGGCAACGCCGGTGCGGGCGTCTCGGGTGGTTCGTACTCCTCCGAGGGTGCGGACGAGACCTCCGGCGCCCTGGCGTCGGACGAGGCCCTGGCCGCGCTCCGCGAGAAGCTGGCCGGCGGCCAGAGCTGA
- a CDS encoding PAC2 family protein, protein MLDPQGLYEWDAKGLAVADLALAQDSAGLVMLYHFEGYIDAGEAGEQIVERLLETLPHQVVARFDADRLVDYRARRPLLTFQRDHWTEFEEPRLEVRLVQDATGAPFLLLSGPEPDVEWERFAVAVRQIVERLGVRLSVNFHGIPMGVPHTRPVGITPHGNRTDLMPGHRSPFDEAQVPGSAESLIEFRLGQAGHDVLGVAAHVPHYVARSPYPDAALTALEAITAATGLVLPAVAHALRTEAHRTQTEIDRQIREGDEELVSLVQGLEHQYDAAAGAETRGNMIAEPAEIPSADEIGREFERFLAEREGEA, encoded by the coding sequence GTGCTTGATCCACAGGGTCTGTACGAATGGGATGCCAAGGGTCTGGCGGTGGCCGACCTGGCGCTCGCCCAGGACTCGGCCGGGCTGGTCATGCTCTACCACTTCGAGGGGTACATCGACGCGGGCGAGGCCGGCGAGCAGATCGTCGAACGGCTCCTCGAGACCCTGCCCCACCAGGTCGTGGCCCGCTTCGACGCCGACCGGCTGGTGGACTACCGGGCCCGGCGCCCGCTGCTGACCTTCCAGCGCGACCACTGGACGGAGTTCGAGGAACCCCGCCTGGAGGTGCGCCTCGTCCAGGACGCCACCGGCGCGCCCTTCCTGCTGCTCTCCGGCCCCGAGCCGGACGTGGAGTGGGAGCGCTTCGCCGTCGCCGTCCGGCAGATCGTGGAGCGGCTCGGGGTCCGCCTCTCGGTCAACTTCCACGGCATCCCGATGGGCGTGCCGCACACCCGCCCCGTCGGCATCACCCCGCACGGCAACCGCACCGACCTGATGCCCGGCCACCGCAGCCCCTTCGACGAGGCGCAGGTACCGGGCAGCGCCGAATCGCTGATCGAGTTCCGCCTCGGCCAGGCCGGGCACGACGTCCTCGGCGTCGCGGCGCACGTACCGCACTACGTCGCCCGCTCCCCGTACCCCGATGCCGCGCTGACCGCGCTCGAGGCGATCACGGCCGCGACCGGGCTGGTGCTGCCGGCCGTCGCGCACGCCCTGCGCACCGAGGCGCACCGGACGCAGACGGAGATCGACCGCCAGATCCGGGAGGGCGACGAGGAGCTGGTCAGCCTGGTCCAGGGGCTGGAGCACCAATACGACGCCGCGGCCGGGGCCGAGACCCGGGGGAACATGATCGCCGAGCCGGCCGAGATCCCGTCGGCGGACGAGATCGGCCGGGAGTTCGAGCGGTTCCTGGCGGAGCGCGAGGGCGAGGCGTAG
- the coaE gene encoding dephospho-CoA kinase, translating into MLKVGLTGGIGAGKSEVSRLLAGYGAVVVDADRIAREVVEPGTPGLAAVVEAFGESVLTADGLLDRPKLGAIVFADPAKLQILNAIVHPLVGARSAELEGAAGPEAIVVHDVPLLAENGLAPLYDLVVVVDAAPETQLARLTALRGMTEEEARARMAAQATREQRLAVATLVIDNDGPLEALEPQVRTVWDELTARAAKRAGSAEPAESAAPAEQPE; encoded by the coding sequence ATGCTGAAAGTGGGCCTGACAGGCGGAATCGGTGCCGGCAAGAGCGAGGTCTCGCGGCTGCTGGCGGGGTACGGGGCGGTCGTCGTGGACGCCGACCGGATCGCGCGGGAGGTCGTGGAGCCGGGCACGCCCGGGCTCGCGGCCGTGGTGGAGGCCTTCGGGGAGTCCGTGCTCACCGCCGACGGCCTGCTGGACCGGCCGAAGCTGGGGGCGATCGTCTTCGCCGACCCGGCGAAGCTCCAGATCCTGAACGCCATCGTGCACCCGCTGGTCGGGGCCCGGTCCGCCGAGCTGGAGGGGGCGGCGGGGCCCGAAGCCATCGTGGTGCACGACGTACCGCTCCTCGCGGAGAACGGCCTCGCGCCGCTGTACGACCTCGTCGTGGTCGTGGACGCGGCCCCGGAGACGCAGCTGGCACGGCTGACCGCGCTGCGCGGGATGACCGAGGAGGAAGCCCGGGCCCGGATGGCCGCCCAGGCCACGCGGGAGCAGCGGCTGGCGGTGGCCACGCTCGTGATCGACAACGACGGGCCGCTGGAGGCGCTGGAGCCCCAGGTGCGCACGGTGTGGGACGAGCTCACCGCTCGGGCCGCGAAGCGTGCGGGGTCGGCGGAGCCCGCGGAGTCCGCCGCGCCCGCGGAACAGCCGGAATAG